The genomic region GGGCGCGCCTTTTCTCCATTGATCGATAGGAAGAACTATCTCGCTAGTCGGGCACCTAAGAAAGCCATGGGAAGGTAAGCGAGCCCCAAATCAAGAATCGTAAACCACAAAGGCGATGGAACCATAAACATCATGGAAATACCTCCAAAGAGGAAGAAAAAGCCAATAATCATTGCATAAAGCATTTTCGGTCCGGCACAAATTTTAGCGGCAACAAAAGCTCCGAACAACGTTCCTAAGGCATGCGCCAAGAAGGGCATTAAAAAATGTTTAGGCTCGAACAAGTGTAAGCCAGCTTTTAAGCCTTCCGCCGTCATCACATCGACTCCTGCTGGCGGCGGAATCAGGGATGGACCAACCTGTATAATCCCACCATTTACTAAGCTGCCCACGAGCAGTCCAAGCACAATTGCCAAAACATTTTTTAAAATTGGATGCATAAATTTCATGTATTAGGTTTGTCAGGTAAAAATAAGGAAATAGTTTAAAGCAAGGCAAAAGGATCCAAAAAGAAAACTGGTATAAGTGATAGCCAAACCAAACCCATTGTAGAACCCAATCAAACCCGCTCTGAAGCGCTCATGAAAGGGTTATACATTGGGTTTGAAAGGGCTTTGAAAGGGAACTATGCCGAAGAAGCCTGCTCAACGAATTGAGGAAGAGCAATTGTAAATTAAAGGAATGAAACTCCTTGTTGGGCGATAGATAAAAACAGTATCAATAGAAAATGCGGAAATTATTCCGCATTTATTCAAATCTTGGAGCGCTTATGCAAGCATTTATTTTTTCTTAAACTTTCTTTCTAAATCAAGTTCAAGGTTGGATAATACGTATTCGTGTTCTTGCTCGACGCCTAACCGTTCCATAGGTTCCCAATAAAAGCGCGGCGACAGAATGGACGTATAGGTTGTGACGCGCGTCATCTTACACTTCCCTCCTGCGACTGCCTCGAAATAGTAAATAGCTTCCTTAAAGCCCAACCAGTTTCTACCGACGAGCGTATAGTCGATAACATCCATTTTCAATAGCTTGCCCGGTTCATAAGCAGTAACACGCTCGGTTATTGTGCCGCCTCCAAAATCTGCATTGCTTAAACGCCCTCCTTTAAAATAGCATATGCGCTTCGCTCCAACTTCTTCTTTTTCCAATACACATTTGATTGGAATCGGAAGATCGAGCTTCAATAGGAAAGGCTTTGGCGCATCCAGCGTGTCGACCGATTTAATGGCTTCGAAAACTTGTTCTGGCGTATAGTCGTAAATCCGGCTGGAACTTACCTCAATGATCTCCTCTTTGTCTACTTTGAAAAAATGTTCGACAGGTGCTGCAATAAGAAAGGGAATTAAAGGAATCACAAGCACAGAAAGTTTGTTCGTATCCTTGATTTGACTATAGCGTTTAATTAACCGCATAATAACGTAGCCTAACGCAATCAGTGGAGCCACAAGAGCCACCGCCATCACAATACAGATAACGCCTGACAAACCCGGTATATAGATTAAAATCAATAGCAAAATAGTCGTAACAATCGCGCTAATCAAAGCATACTTTCTGAAT from Sphingobacterium sp. BN32 harbors:
- a CDS encoding SRPBCC family protein, coding for MKKILQDKSFRLSALLTTIFIGTGIVFLFLGLTDYSYVLFVLLPIVLGIAIGSMKFRKYALISAIVTTILLLILIYIPGLSGVICIVMAVALVAPLIALGYVIMRLIKRYSQIKDTNKLSVLVIPLIPFLIAAPVEHFFKVDKEEIIEVSSSRIYDYTPEQVFEAIKSVDTLDAPKPFLLKLDLPIPIKCVLEKEEVGAKRICYFKGGRLSNADFGGGTITERVTAYEPGKLLKMDVIDYTLVGRNWLGFKEAIYYFEAVAGGKCKMTRVTTYTSILSPRFYWEPMERLGVEQEHEYVLSNLELDLERKFKKK